In a single window of the Leisingera daeponensis DSM 23529 genome:
- a CDS encoding LPS-assembly protein LptD: MPKTGNLRRALLLSAVLPWLALTAPALQAQTAVPPDPAQPAMLVADQVFITPDRTLVAEGNVEAFQGNIRLRARKITFDQTNGTLQIEGPIRIDQNGGITILANAAELDRDLRNGLLTGARMVFQQQLQLASLQMTRVSGRYTQLYKTAVTSCHVCDDGRPPLWQIRAERVIHDQQERQLYFESAQLRVLDVPVFYFPAIRLPDPSLDRASGFLVPSVRSTSNLGTGIKVPYFFTLGPHRDLTLAPYISSSTQTLDVRYRQAFRRGRIEFNAAYTRDDLFSGEDRGYVFGEGQFDLPHDFRFTFDVKAVSDDAYVADYGLPDLDRLRSEAVLTRSKRDSLFRTSFTHYKTLRDSEEQSDIPSGIAEAFYQTRYFPALTGGELRLTLQGHGHHRSSSIEGTATDSNGRDLSRLTADLDWRRSLRLGYGILAEWEIGAAGDAFRAYDDAFYTEEVTRLTPRSALTLRLPMIRREAGGASQYLEPILQLGWRDEGGGDVVSEESRFVEFDQGNLLSLSRFPATDAREDGLTLVYGANWARYAPTGWQAYATAGQVLRSDGDDRFTKSSGLGGTTSDILLAGQIKYGDSLAVSTRGLLNGSLNFSKAEFRGEWHTSRSSLAGTYLWLGTDPDEDRDEESSELWVDGRYDINPNWSASARLRYDIAGAQATRAGLGVAYSNECVTVDVSVNRRYTSTTSVEPTTDFGFTISLSGFSVKSGSKQYRRTCSKT, from the coding sequence ATGCCGAAGACGGGTAACCTGCGCCGGGCGCTGCTTCTTTCCGCCGTGCTGCCGTGGCTGGCGTTGACAGCCCCTGCCCTGCAGGCGCAGACCGCAGTGCCGCCCGATCCGGCGCAGCCCGCGATGCTGGTGGCAGATCAGGTCTTTATTACCCCGGACCGCACTCTGGTCGCCGAAGGCAACGTCGAGGCGTTCCAGGGCAATATCCGGCTGCGCGCCCGCAAGATCACCTTTGACCAAACCAACGGCACCCTGCAGATCGAAGGCCCGATCCGGATCGACCAGAATGGCGGCATCACCATCCTGGCCAATGCAGCCGAGCTGGACCGCGACCTGCGCAACGGCCTGCTGACCGGCGCCCGCATGGTGTTCCAGCAGCAGCTGCAGCTGGCCTCGCTGCAGATGACACGGGTCAGCGGCCGCTATACCCAGCTCTATAAAACCGCTGTCACCTCCTGCCACGTCTGCGACGACGGCCGCCCGCCGCTGTGGCAGATCCGGGCTGAGCGGGTGATCCACGACCAGCAGGAACGCCAGCTCTATTTCGAAAGCGCTCAGCTCAGGGTGCTGGATGTGCCGGTGTTCTATTTCCCGGCGATCCGCCTGCCGGACCCATCGCTGGACCGCGCCAGCGGGTTCCTGGTGCCCTCTGTGCGCTCCACCTCGAATCTCGGCACCGGGATCAAGGTGCCGTATTTCTTCACGCTGGGTCCGCACCGCGATTTGACGCTGGCCCCCTATATCTCCTCCAGCACCCAAACGCTGGATGTGCGCTACCGTCAGGCGTTCCGCCGCGGCAGGATCGAATTCAACGCCGCCTATACCCGCGACGACCTGTTCTCCGGTGAGGACCGCGGTTATGTCTTTGGCGAAGGCCAGTTCGATCTGCCGCACGATTTCCGCTTCACCTTCGACGTTAAGGCGGTCTCGGACGACGCCTATGTCGCGGACTACGGCCTGCCCGATCTGGACCGCCTGCGCTCCGAGGCGGTGCTGACCCGGTCCAAGCGCGACAGCCTGTTCCGCACCTCGTTCACCCATTACAAGACCCTGCGCGACAGCGAGGAGCAGAGCGACATTCCCTCCGGCATCGCCGAGGCCTTCTACCAGACCCGCTATTTCCCGGCCCTCACCGGCGGCGAGCTGCGGCTGACGCTGCAGGGCCACGGCCACCACCGCAGCTCCAGCATCGAAGGCACCGCCACCGACAGCAACGGCCGCGACCTGTCCCGGCTGACCGCTGACCTCGACTGGCGCCGCAGCTTGCGCCTGGGCTACGGCATCCTGGCAGAATGGGAGATCGGCGCCGCCGGCGACGCCTTCCGCGCCTACGACGACGCTTTCTATACCGAGGAAGTCACCCGTCTCACGCCGCGCAGCGCACTGACCCTGCGCCTGCCGATGATCCGCCGCGAAGCCGGCGGCGCCAGCCAGTATCTGGAACCGATCCTGCAGCTGGGCTGGCGCGACGAGGGCGGCGGCGACGTGGTCAGCGAGGAAAGCCGCTTTGTCGAATTCGACCAGGGCAATCTGCTGTCGCTGTCGCGCTTTCCCGCAACCGACGCCCGCGAAGACGGGCTGACCCTGGTCTACGGCGCCAATTGGGCCCGCTATGCGCCCACTGGCTGGCAGGCCTACGCCACCGCGGGCCAGGTGCTGCGCAGCGACGGTGATGACCGCTTCACCAAAAGCTCGGGCCTGGGCGGCACCACGTCGGATATCCTGCTGGCGGGCCAGATCAAATACGGCGACAGCCTGGCGGTCTCCACCCGCGGCCTGCTGAACGGTTCGCTCAACTTTTCCAAGGCAGAGTTCCGCGGCGAATGGCACACCAGCCGCTCCAGCCTTGCCGGCACCTACCTGTGGCTGGGCACCGACCCGGATGAAGACCGGGACGAGGAAAGCTCGGAACTGTGGGTGGACGGACGCTACGACATCAACCCCAACTGGTCCGCCAGCGCCCGGCTGCGGTACGACATCGCAGGCGCCCAGGCCACCCGCGCGGGCCTTGGCGTGGCCTACAGCAACGAATGCGTGACGGTCGACGTTTCGGTCAACCGCCGCTATACCTCAACAACAAGTGTTGAGCCGACAACGGATTTCGGCTTTACCATCTCGCTGAGCGGATTTTCCGTAAAAAGCGGCAGCAAACAGTACAGGCGGACATGCAGCAAGACGTGA
- the lptG gene encoding LPS export ABC transporter permease LptG: MKLDLYYARRFLQWFLVICAVLMTLVILIDLNEQIRRFEGAGLGLPELVGLSLLNIPAALSEFLPLIMILTTIVLFVGLARSSELVVTRAIGRSGIRALAAPVLAAAGIGVLAVTMLNPIAAATANRYQDLAETYHNGGPSALSLSGEGLWLRQGGARGQSVIHAKGYSGDAADITLHDVSIHAYSTAGGPVRRIIAESARLDGSNWILTNAKSWPLTAGINPEAGAASHDELQLPTTLTTDRIRDTLGTASGISIYDLPATIRELSAAGFTTKRYEVRYQAELARPLFLIAMVLVGASFTMRHARFGGTGLAVLMAVLLGFGLYFIRNFAQILGENGQIPVALAAWAPPAAAILLTLGLLLHAEDG, from the coding sequence ATGAAGCTGGATCTCTATTACGCGCGCCGGTTCCTGCAATGGTTCCTGGTGATCTGCGCGGTCCTAATGACGCTGGTCATTCTGATCGACCTCAACGAGCAGATCCGCCGCTTCGAAGGGGCCGGCCTCGGCCTGCCGGAGCTGGTTGGCCTCAGCCTGCTGAACATTCCGGCCGCGCTCAGCGAGTTCCTGCCGCTGATCATGATCCTCACCACCATCGTGCTGTTTGTCGGCCTGGCCCGCAGCAGCGAACTGGTGGTGACCCGCGCCATCGGCCGCTCCGGCATCCGGGCGCTGGCGGCGCCGGTGCTGGCGGCTGCCGGGATCGGGGTTCTGGCAGTCACCATGCTGAACCCGATCGCGGCGGCCACTGCCAACCGCTACCAGGATCTGGCCGAAACCTATCACAACGGCGGCCCTTCCGCGCTGTCGCTCAGCGGCGAGGGCCTGTGGCTTCGCCAAGGCGGCGCCCGCGGCCAGTCGGTCATCCACGCCAAGGGCTACAGCGGCGATGCCGCCGACATCACCCTTCATGACGTGTCGATCCATGCCTACAGCACCGCCGGCGGACCGGTGCGCCGCATCATCGCCGAAAGCGCCCGGCTGGACGGCAGCAACTGGATCCTGACCAATGCCAAGTCCTGGCCGCTGACGGCCGGCATCAACCCGGAAGCCGGCGCCGCTTCGCATGACGAGCTGCAGCTGCCGACGACGCTGACCACCGACCGCATCCGCGACACGCTGGGCACCGCCAGCGGTATTTCGATCTACGACCTGCCCGCCACCATCCGCGAACTGTCTGCCGCGGGCTTCACCACCAAGCGCTACGAAGTGCGCTACCAGGCAGAGCTGGCACGGCCGCTGTTCCTGATCGCCATGGTGCTGGTCGGCGCCTCCTTCACCATGCGGCACGCCCGCTTTGGCGGCACCGGCCTGGCCGTGCTGATGGCAGTGCTGCTGGGATTCGGGCTTTATTTCATCCGCAATTTCGCGCAAATCCTTGGCGAGAACGGGCAAATCCCGGTGGCGCTGGCTGCTTGGGCACCGCCTGCCGCTGCAATATTATTGACCTTGGGACTGCTTCTCCATGCCGAAGACGGGTAA
- the lptF gene encoding LPS export ABC transporter permease LptF, whose product MSRYDRYVLSQYLLFFGFFALILVAVFWVNRAVVLFDTLIGNGQSALVFLEFTALTLPNLIRMVLPIAAFGAAVWVTNRLNSESELTVLRATGTSPWQMARPALAFGIITALMMSALTHYLLPASINQLEERESEVSRNITAKLLSEGDFLHPAEGVTFYIRQIDPDGTLNDVFLSDRRDPAVTVTYTGTRAFLVRDEGSAHLIMVEGMAQRLDNETQRMSTTFFSDFSYDISTLARKAENPARNIRAIPSLELMTSTEAVTRTDGYSAGAQAEELHLRFARALVCVAVALIGFSALMLGTFSRFGVWRQAFLAFVVLIFVEGLRGVVSEPVLDNPGLWPLIYLPTLLGLAVSLIFLILASRPKRIRQEVSA is encoded by the coding sequence GTGTCACGCTACGACAGATATGTGTTGTCACAGTATCTGCTCTTCTTCGGCTTCTTTGCCCTGATCCTGGTGGCCGTGTTCTGGGTCAACCGGGCAGTTGTGCTGTTTGACACGCTGATCGGCAACGGACAGTCGGCGCTGGTGTTCCTGGAATTCACCGCGCTCACCCTGCCGAACCTGATCCGAATGGTGCTGCCGATTGCCGCCTTCGGCGCCGCGGTATGGGTCACCAACCGGCTGAACAGCGAGAGCGAACTGACCGTGCTGCGCGCCACCGGCACCAGCCCTTGGCAGATGGCCCGCCCGGCGCTGGCCTTTGGCATCATCACAGCGCTGATGATGTCGGCGCTGACCCACTACCTGCTGCCCGCCTCGATCAACCAGCTGGAAGAGCGCGAGAGCGAGGTCTCCCGCAACATCACCGCCAAACTGCTGAGCGAGGGCGACTTCCTTCACCCCGCCGAAGGCGTCACCTTTTACATCCGCCAGATCGACCCCGACGGCACCCTGAACGACGTCTTCCTGTCGGACCGCCGCGACCCTGCGGTGACCGTCACCTACACCGGCACCCGCGCTTTTCTGGTGCGCGACGAAGGCAGCGCGCATCTGATCATGGTAGAGGGCATGGCGCAGCGGCTGGACAATGAGACGCAGCGGATGTCGACCACGTTCTTTTCGGATTTCTCATACGATATCAGCACCCTGGCGCGCAAAGCTGAGAATCCGGCCCGCAATATCCGCGCCATCCCCAGCTTGGAGTTGATGACCAGCACAGAGGCTGTCACCCGCACTGACGGCTATTCCGCCGGCGCCCAAGCAGAGGAGCTGCACCTGCGCTTTGCCCGCGCGCTGGTGTGCGTGGCGGTGGCCCTGATCGGGTTTTCGGCGCTGATGCTGGGCACCTTCTCCCGCTTCGGCGTCTGGCGGCAGGCCTTCCTGGCCTTTGTCGTGCTGATTTTTGTCGAAGGCCTGCGCGGCGTCGTGTCGGAGCCGGTGCTGGATAACCCCGGCCTGTGGCCGCTGATCTACCTGCCCACCCTGCTGGGTCTGGCCGTGTCGCTGATCTTCCTGATCCTGGCCTCCCGGCCCAAGCGCATCCGGCAGGAGGTGTCCGCATGA